The region ATGCGACAAGCGCGCTTTTCGCTTAAAATGCACCGTTGAATTGCCGCTCATTTTTCCGGCTTGAGATCGTATAAATCCTGCTCTGTTTAAGCGCGGACAAGTGTTTCAGCCTGAAGCAATTCCAAGCCAGGATTGAGGCGATGTCGATATAGGTTATATGAAGTAATAACCTGCAATTACTTCTTGCTTCTTTTTCGTGAATGCTGTCACCGTTTTGTGGCATTAAATTTGTCAAATTCTTCTCGAAATATGGACATTCACTTTTTCAACGTCACTGCAACATCAATGTGACATCGCAATAGACATGATCAAACAGCCGCGCGACACGAACAATTTCATTTCAACAATCAGGCGAGCGTATGATTCAATCCAGCCAGACTGCAGCAGAGCCTAGTTTTGCAGTAGCCAAAACCAATGGCGCCAAGCGCACGATTCTTCTGATTGACGATGATCATAATATTCACGAGTTGTGTCGCAGGTATGTGACAAAAGCGGGACATGATTTCATTTCGGCCTATGACGGCGCGGAAGGGTTGGAGCTGATTCGACGCGGCAAAGTGGATTTGGTGTTGCTCGATTTCATGCTGCCCGGCCGCGACGGTTATTCCATCTACAAGGAATTGGCGAGCAACGCGGCGTTTACACATGTGCGTCATGTGCCCGTCATCATGCTCACGGCTTATCCCGGCGCGGAAGAGCGCAAGCGCGAATTGATGGAACTCGGATTGAGTATGCACATTGAAAAGCCGTTCGGCGGGCCGGAATTGATCAAAGTCATCGAGAATGTTTTCGTCAGCCACGGGGTGCGCGAGCGCGAACGCCAGCGCGCGCTCACCAAGGAACATGAGGCGGCGCGCGTGAGCGCGGAAAACCGCGCGTTGCGCACGCAGATCGTCGAAACCTACGGGTTTGAAAGCATCATCGGTAACAACCAGCGCATGCGCGAGATTTTCGATCGCATCCGGAAAGTCGCCAAAACCGACGCGAATATTTTGATCTACGGCGAAAGCGGCACCGGTAAAGAACTGATCGCGCGCAGCATTCACGCGCACAGCCATCGCGCCAAAGGGCCGTTCATTGCGGTGGATTGTGTGGCCCTGCCCGGCAATCTGCTGGAAAGCGAATTGTATGGTTATGAAAAAGGCGCCTTCACCGGCGCGGTTGCGGCCAAGCGCGGTTTGTTGGAATTGGCGCATAGCGGTACGTTTTTTTTGGATGAAATCACCGAGCTTAATCTCGATTTGCAGGCGAAACTGCTACGCGTGCTCCAAGAGCGGCAGTTCCGGCGGTTGGGCGGCAAAGATTTGATCGAAGTCGATATGCGTGTGATCTCGGCAACCAATCGCGAGCCGTTTGAAGCCGTGAAAGAGCGGGCCTTGCGCCACGATTTGTATTATCGCTTGAATGTCATTCCGATCACGCTGCCGCCGTTGCGCGAGCGCAAGGACGACATTGCGTTGTTGTGCCGCGGGTTTTTGCAGAAATTTTCCAGCGGGCATCAGCCGCAAGCCCTGGAATTATCGCCGGAAGCACTGACCTGCTTGATGGGCTATTCCTGGCCCGGGAATGTGCGGGAATTGCAAAACGTGATGGAACGGGTGGCCTCGCTGGCAACCGGGCCGCGCATCGAAACCTCGGATTTACCGGAGTATTTGCGGGACAGTTATCATACGCCGCTGCGCGCCGGTCACAGCGACGAGCAAAACGGCGTCGCCAGCGCAGCGGAATTGCCGTTGCGGGAAGCGCGCCAACAATGGATGGAAAAATTCGAGCGGAACTATTTAATAGAATTGATGAATCGCTGCAACGGCAACATCAGCCGGGTGGCGCGCAAGGCCGGCGTACACCGCATGACGATTTATCGCATGCTGAAACATTATGACATTACCATTTCTCCGCGGCGCGCACAATGAGCCGGCGACTGCCTCGCACATGTGACAGATGTCAATTATTCTGGTCGAAGCAATGAAGCACTCAAAGCACACCGGCCAGATCTCACGCGAGCGCTTCTGATACGCTTTGCATAGAAACAGGCTGTTAGCGCAGCGAACCACGCCCCGCCAGCAACGGCAGGCATTGGCAGAAATTTTGTAAGGCTTTTTAAATTCTAACACGCGAAGTAGAGAGTGAGCAAAATCACCAAGGAGGGTGCCATGTTGCCCCAACACTCTGCAGCAAACGAGCGCCAGCATTCCGCCCAGGCAGCAAACCGGCTACGCGAGGAAGATGCGGAAAACACGCTGACACGGCGGCGCAGTCTCGCCAGCAAAGCCGGAAGCGAGGACTATGCCTTTAAGAAAAGCGTGATTCAGGATATTCTGAATCAAATCGACTATCAAGCCGCCCTGAATCGCGGCGTTGTTGATGTCGATACGCGGGAAATTTCCACAGAATTGCAGCAACTCTCGACGCGGTCGCTGCTGGCGTGGTATGAAGCCTTCCTGTTTATTCGCAGCGAGTTGATGTTTGCCGGGTATGAGTTGAACGGCTTTCGCGTGCTCGACCGGCCGGTGGACGCCATTCGCAAATTGATGGAATCCGACCCGAATTTCGATATCCGCCAATATATTTTTTAATCCGGGCCACACAGCGGCCTCACGCCATTTTTTCACGCCAACTGCTTTTTCACCTGCAACAACCCCTGCCGGAATTCTGTTGCGGTTTGGAACCGGTCCGCCGGTTTTTTTGACAGCACGCGATTCAACATCTCATCCAGCGCCGGCGGAATGTCGGGATTCTCGCGGCTGGCCGGCACATGCGCCGTGTGTACGATTTTATAAGCGAGCGAGGCCAGCGTTTCCGCGATAAACGGGCGCTTGCCGACCAGTAATTCATAGAGCACCACGCCGAGCGAGAACAAATCCGCGCGGCCGTCGGTAAAATGGCCCTCGATCTGTTCCGGCGCCATGTAACTCGGCGTGCCGAGCACGCGGCCGGTTTGCGTGAGTGTGAGATAGTTGTTGATTTTGGCGATGCCGAAATCCATGACTTTGATCTCGTCATGCGCGACCATCATGATGTTGGACGGTTTGATGTCACGGTGAAAAACGCCGGTTTGATGCGCATATTCGAGCGCGCTGCACACTTGCGTGACGATATCGAGCGCGCGGTTGCAGCACAAGCGCCGGTCTTTTTGCAGAATCTGGCTGAGATCCTCGCCTTCGAGATGTTCCATGACGATATATGAAAATTCCGGCTCGTCGTCAATATCATACACCACCACAATATTGGGATGATTCAACTTGGCAATGGCGCGCGCTTCGCGATAGATGCGATCTTTGAGCACTGAAATTTCGTGCGGCGAGGGCGCAAAGCCGTAGTGCACGGTTTTTAACACCACCGCGCGATCGAGTTTGGGATCCCATGCCTTGTAAATCCGTCCGGTTGCGCCCTTCGAAATTTCTTTTTCAACCAAATAACGATTGATCTTTTGCAGCGGCTGAGGCGTTTCCAGCGTGCGTTCGGCTTCAAGCTCATCATGTGTTGCGTGGCCGTTGGCAGCCGGCTTGACAGACGCAACATTCAAGTCATGCTGGGTTTGCGCCAGCGGTTGATCGACAAGCAGAGATTTGGCCAACGCAATGGCGCGTTCCTGTTCGGCGTTGAAAACCGGCTCGACAATATCCAACGGCTCATCATCCGCAAAATTTTTTGCGAAGGATTCCGTTGTTTGCATCGGCGGTTGCCACGCTTGTTGATCCCAGGGCGCATCTCCGGTATGGTTTTCGCCATTTGAGTTGGCGTGTTGACTACCCTCCGAATTGAGCAACTCTTCCAGAGAGGGCGTCAATGATGAAGAAAGCAGGTTGGGAGTATTTTCTGCCGGCGCTGCGGCTGCTTCTGGCGCAACGGCGGCGCTGCCGTTTTCCTCCACCTCAAACGCGCTTGGGGATGCAGCAATCATCTCAGCAAATAGAATTTCAGTTTGCAAGCCAAACGCCGGCGAAACTGCGGTCACAACATTCTGATCGTCCATAATCTCGGGTTCATCCGTTTTGTGCGGTGGAGCAACCGGCGATGCCTCGTTCTTATCGGGATCAACCGGAGGGGCTGTCAGGGCGCCGCCGGTTTCGAGGGGGGCAATCACAGGTTGTGGGAATAGTATATTTCTTTGCCGCGCCAGATAATTTTGTGCGGCGGCGAGATAATCTTTCATCGTTGCGAACAAGCGCTGAGCCAGCATGATCGCGGCCTCACGCACGCGCTTGACATCGTGCAAGACAACGTCGCGCGAAAGGGGCTTACGCTTGCGATAATACCAAAACCCGGCAGCCGCAAGTGTGAGACCGGCCAGCCAGAACGCGGCGCCTGCCCACTCATTTTTTTCTCTGGCAAGTTCACGCTCGCGATTACGATCATGCACGGATTCGAGAAACGGGATGATGCGTTGCGGCGTTTTGGCCACGCGCAGCGCCCCGGGTTCATACCTCACAGCAGGGATGCGCGCGCGCGCGGATTTGCGCTCCGGAGCCGGCTTTGCCTGCGGGGGATTTTTTGTGGTCGCCGCCGGCGCGGCTTTTTTTGAGGCAAGCTTTTCCTCGGCGCGCGTCATGCTGCCGGAATTCGGTTTATTCTTGCTTTTCGCCGGAGACTGGGCAAGTTCTTCTTTCCTGGATTTTGTCCCGCCCGATTTTGCTTGCTCCGCAACGCGCGTTTCGAGACGTTCCAAATTTTGGCGAGCCGCGGTTAAATTGGCGTCCAGCGCCAGCGCCTGGCGGTAGCTTTGTGAGGCTGCCGCGAAATCATTGTTCGCTTCTTGCGCCGCCGCGAGATTGTAGTGGTTTTTCGCCGTTGGTTGGGCGCGCACCAAGCGCGCACCGAAGTCAATCGCTTTATCATAACGGTTGAGTTGATAATAAAGCTGCGCGGCGGTCGCGAGCGCCGGCGCAAATGCCGGATTGTGCCGCAGCGCGGCCAGCGCGGCTTGCAAGCCGGCTTGCGTATCGCCTTTGCTGAGATGCTGGCTCGCCAGGGCATAATACGCCGGAGGCAACAACGCCACCAGCCCGACTTGATCCGCGAGCGCCGGGTCCAACACGATAACTTGCTCAAAATGCGCCACCGCAGAATCCAGGCGTGATTGCTGATAAAACTCGCGGCCGAGCGCGTATTCAATTTTTGCGGAATACGGATGCAGCGCCACGGCCTCGCGCAACAATTTCAAACGATCTTTGGCCTTCTTGGCCTTGAGCGCATTTTCGTAAAGGCTTTCGGCGCGCTGTTGGTTTTTATTTTGTGCTATCGCCTCGCCAAAGGCGAGAACCGTTAAAACCAGCAGCGCATACGCGACGAGGGAAAAATGTTTTGAGCGATCTCGGTTCACTTGATCACGATCAGTTTTTGCGTTGCGGTGAATTGAGGTGTTTCCAACCGATAGAGGTATATGCCCGCCGCCACCTCAACGCCCAGATTGTCACGCCCATCCCAGATGATTTCGTGATGGCCCAGATTGAATGTCTGAGCGACAGCCAGCGTACGAACGTTACGGCCTAGTACATCAAAAATGCGCAATGTCACCGGAGTTGCAACCGGCAAGCTGAAACGAATCACACTCAGCGCATTTTGGCCGGTTTGCAAACGCACCGGATTGGGGTAGCTCGGCGCGAGCGCAAATGCCGTGGGCCGGGCCTGCGCCAGAATTCCGCTTGCTTCCATTTCGGCGCGGGGCGCCGCGAGTAGCACAAATGCGCGGGGACGCTTGCCGCTGCGAAACGTGTAAGAGTTATCTTCACGTTGTGGATCAAGCACCAGCAGAGGGTTGCTTTGCGCATCACAAAGCACAAACTGCCAATCCGCCAATAATTCTCCTGCAAAGGAGAGCTGTATGGTTTTGCCCTCCTCACTGCTGCGGACTTCAAAGGGCCAGCTCTGCAACTCCTGCGACGGCGGCCTGAAATCCGTGGCAAAATTGCCGGGGAATTCTTTCCAATTCTTGCGAGGAAAGTGCAAGGACACAAAATTTCCCAGTGCTGCTGGCGGCTCGCTCAGCTCGAGTTCATCCCATTCCGGCGCGGCTTGTGTTGCCAGGCCGAGCCAATTCTGCTCGTCGGCAAATTCGCCGTCACGCACGCGAAGTTGCAATTGCCAGGTTGCGGCTTCGCTGGCCGGCAACGGCGCAACATTCTTGGCCAGGCGGCTGCTCGCTTGCGGCGGCAGCAAAACGGTTTGCGGCTGAGTGGTAAGATTGTACACATAATAACCCTGCCACGGTTGCATGACGCCGTTCTGCGCAAGATATTGCCGGCCGTCGAATGCCCACAATTGCGGCTCAATACCAACCGGTTTTTGTGCGGCATTCCAATCAATCGGAAAATCAAACGGTGAAGCAATGAGATTCCAACCGGGTTGCAAAGTCAATGCAAAATCTTTGCCGGTGGTGATCGAATGGCTGGCGCCGATGGTGTAATTTAGCGGCGTCGAGGTGATCAGCCAATAGCCCTTACCGGCTTCCAAATTGCGAAAATCCTGTTTGCCGAATTCGACGTTCCCTTGCGTTTCATTGTAAGTGAAGATACGCCAGCGCATGGGATCGTATGCGCCAAAATCATCCGTGAAGATCGCGTCGGCAGCAGGCGCTTCGAGATGATAAGGCGCCGAAATCAATTGATAATACCCGCGCAGCGTTGTGTTGGGCGCGGCTACTTGCGTTGACCGCACCACGACGGCATGCCACGGCAATGAACCCACCGGCACTGACAGCGCGAGATTGCCGGCAGAATCTGCGGCATCAATAAAATACTCGAAACCGGGTGCGCGCACTGCTCCACCCGCAATTGTCGCGGTAAACTCACCGGCTGACAGCGCCATGCTTTGCGAAACGAAGGAAGCATTGCCGGCGGTGCGATGCCAGACGCGCAATATGGCAATACCGGAGAGGCCATCGTTGGCATTTGCACGCAACACAAGCGGTTGGCCGGCTTGCGCGGTGTCAATGGCCGTTAGTGTTAAAACCGGCGCCGTTCGGTCGACGCCGAAGGGTGAAAATATGACTGCGCTGCGATTTCCGGCGCTGTCCAGAGCCGTGAGTTGCCAACGATGATTGCCCTCTTCCAGAGGCGAGCGCCGCACGAAACTCGTCGCCGTGCCCGGCAGTTTGACCACGGCCTCGCTATTGAGCCTAAATTCGTAACTGGCAACGCCGCTGAGTAAATCGGTTGCCGGCTGCCACAAGAGGGTGATGGAATCGCCGCGCGTCCAACTGCTGCCATTTTCTGTGGTGATGCGCAAGGCGCTCGCTGCCAGCGGCGGCGTGATATCGTAAAGATAGTCGGCGCGCGCGGCGGTGCGGTAATCGACGTTGCCGCGGCCATCGACGAGCCAAACATAAACGGGAATGCGGCCCTCCGCCGTTGCCTGCAGTTTGAATTCCGTGAGATCTGCCGCAGAAATCAATGTGCCGTCGGTGTTGTTTGCCGGCGCCGCGCCGATTTTGTAGTATGCGCCGCTGATTTGGCTGGGATCGAAAGGATTCTGCCAGCGCGCGATGAATTGCGCCGTGCGGCTCCAGATGCCGGGAATGATGATGAGATTCTGCGGCGCGGAAGGCGCAGCATTGTCCGGCGCGCTCAGACTGAAGACTTTAATGCGAAAGGTTTGCGTGGCAACGCCGCCAAATAAATCTTGCGCGCGCAGCGTTACAAATGTCTCTCCAGTATCGCGCAGCGCGGGTGTGCCGCGCAGCATGTTGCTTGCGGTCTCCCAAGCCAGCCAGGCCGGCAACGCCACCGGGAAAATTTGCACACGATCGTTGACATCGACATCTT is a window of Cytophagia bacterium CHB2 DNA encoding:
- a CDS encoding T9SS type A sorting domain-containing protein; the encoded protein is AWLQLAATGEISGTPSRAHLADTVITIVVADLSGAQDRKTYAIPINTINQPPRITSTPPTTATEDAPWQYQIVAFDPDPNETLSYAVLAAPNWLTFDTTLGLLRGTPFNEHVGDHAVQVQVQDRAGAKDQQSFSVRVVNTNDLPVFSSRPDTVALVDSLYRYLASAQDVDVNDRVQIFPVALPAWLAWETASNMLRGTPALRDTGETFVTLRAQDLFGGVATQTFRIKVFSLSAPDNAAPSAPQNLIIIPGIWSRTAQFIARWQNPFDPSQISGAYYKIGAAPANNTDGTLISAADLTEFKLQATAEGRIPVYVWLVDGRGNVDYRTAARADYLYDITPPLAASALRITTENGSSWTRGDSITLLWQPATDLLSGVASYEFRLNSEAVVKLPGTATSFVRRSPLEEGNHRWQLTALDSAGNRSAVIFSPFGVDRTAPVLTLTAIDTAQAGQPLVLRANANDGLSGIAILRVWHRTAGNASFVSQSMALSAGEFTATIAGGAVRAPGFEYFIDAADSAGNLALSVPVGSLPWHAVVVRSTQVAAPNTTLRGYYQLISAPYHLEAPAADAIFTDDFGAYDPMRWRIFTYNETQGNVEFGKQDFRNLEAGKGYWLITSTPLNYTIGASHSITTGKDFALTLQPGWNLIASPFDFPIDWNAAQKPVGIEPQLWAFDGRQYLAQNGVMQPWQGYYVYNLTTQPQTVLLPPQASSRLAKNVAPLPASEAATWQLQLRVRDGEFADEQNWLGLATQAAPEWDELELSEPPAALGNFVSLHFPRKNWKEFPGNFATDFRPPSQELQSWPFEVRSSEEGKTIQLSFAGELLADWQFVLCDAQSNPLLVLDPQREDNSYTFRSGKRPRAFVLLAAPRAEMEASGILAQARPTAFALAPSYPNPVRLQTGQNALSVIRFSLPVATPVTLRIFDVLGRNVRTLAVAQTFNLGHHEIIWDGRDNLGVEVAAGIYLYRLETPQFTATQKLIVIK
- a CDS encoding sigma-54-dependent Fis family transcriptional regulator; this translates as MIQSSQTAAEPSFAVAKTNGAKRTILLIDDDHNIHELCRRYVTKAGHDFISAYDGAEGLELIRRGKVDLVLLDFMLPGRDGYSIYKELASNAAFTHVRHVPVIMLTAYPGAEERKRELMELGLSMHIEKPFGGPELIKVIENVFVSHGVRERERQRALTKEHEAARVSAENRALRTQIVETYGFESIIGNNQRMREIFDRIRKVAKTDANILIYGESGTGKELIARSIHAHSHRAKGPFIAVDCVALPGNLLESELYGYEKGAFTGAVAAKRGLLELAHSGTFFLDEITELNLDLQAKLLRVLQERQFRRLGGKDLIEVDMRVISATNREPFEAVKERALRHDLYYRLNVIPITLPPLRERKDDIALLCRGFLQKFSSGHQPQALELSPEALTCLMGYSWPGNVRELQNVMERVASLATGPRIETSDLPEYLRDSYHTPLRAGHSDEQNGVASAAELPLREARQQWMEKFERNYLIELMNRCNGNISRVARKAGVHRMTIYRMLKHYDITISPRRAQ